In Rosa chinensis cultivar Old Blush chromosome 1, RchiOBHm-V2, whole genome shotgun sequence, a genomic segment contains:
- the LOC112168319 gene encoding receptor-like protein EIX2: MDLVQSYDDEVSLIWKGAMSKYKSTLGLLKIVDLASNRLSGEIPSEIAQLSGLVSLNLSRNQLTGQITPEIGKLQSLDSLDISRNQIDGAIPTSLAQIDRLAYLDLAYNNLSSKIPTGTQLQTFEAAFVGNPQLCGPPLHSCSQEEASPVKANLENQEDKKEVMSTLGDYTSMVLGFVVGFWGACGSLIFIRPLRYAYFDFFKALGDWFSLSLALIRRWAMK, from the coding sequence ATGGATCTTGTCCAGAGTTATGATGATGAAGTGTCCTTGATATGGAAAGGAGCAATGTCCAAATACAAAAGTACTCTGGGACTTCTGAAGATTGTTGATCTCGCTAGCAACAGATTAAGTGGAGAGATTCCAAGTGAAATTGCTCAACTTTCTGGTTTGGTTTCTTTAAATTTGTCGAGAAACCAATTGACAGGCCAAATAACTCCAGAGATTGGAAAGTTGCAGTCGTTAGATTCTCTTGATATTTCCAGAAACCAGATAGATGGTGCAATTCCAACAAGCCTTGCTCAGATTGATCGACTTGCTTACTTGGACCTGGCATATAACAATTTGTCTAGCAAAATTCCAACTGGTACGCAGCTCCAAACCTTTGAAGCAGCTTTTGTGGGAAACCCTCAACTCTGTGGACCTCCACTACATTCGTGTTCTCAAGAAGAAGCAAGTCCAGTGAAAGCAAACTTGGAGAatcaagaagataagaaagaGGTAATGTCGACACTGGGAGATTACACCAGCATGGTGCTTGGGTTTGTCGTTGGATTTTGGGGTGCTTGTGGCAGCTTGATCTTCATCAGGCCATTGAGATATGCATACTTTGACTTCTTCAAAGCTTTGGGTGATTGGTTCTCTCTGAGCCTAGCTTTGATCAGACGGTGGGCAATGAAATAA